Proteins from a single region of Polynucleobacter sp. KF022:
- a CDS encoding glutamate synthase subunit beta: MGKVTGFMEFERVDEKYEAPVKRLHHYKEFVAALTDEEAKVQGARCMDCGIPFCNNGCPVNNIIPDFNDLVFHNDWKNALDVLQSTNNFPEFTGRICPAPCEAACTLGINSTAVGIKSIEHAIIDKGWDSGWVKPQPSKTKTGKKVAVVGGGPAGMAAAQQLARVGHDVTVFEKNDRVGGLLRYGIPDFKMEKWLIDRRVEQMQAEGVKFETGVFVGKEAIGAEVKNYSTKTVSPEQLMKDFDAVVITGGAEQPRDLPVPGRELAGVHYALEFLIPQNKENAGDFKNEIRATDKHVVVIGGGDTGSDCVGTSNRHGATKITQFELLPQPPEEENKPLVWPYWPTKLRTSSSHEEGCDRDWSVGTKRFEGKDGKVEKLIGVRLEWKDGKMSEVPNSEFEIKADLVLLAMGFVSPVQQVLNAFGVEKDARGNAKATVDGQNAYQTNVPKVFAAGDMRRGQSLVVWAIREGRQCARSVDEYLMGSSVLPR; the protein is encoded by the coding sequence ATGGGTAAAGTCACTGGATTTATGGAGTTTGAGCGCGTAGATGAAAAATACGAAGCGCCAGTTAAGCGTCTCCATCATTACAAAGAGTTTGTTGCCGCTTTAACCGATGAAGAAGCGAAAGTTCAAGGTGCGCGCTGCATGGATTGCGGTATCCCATTTTGTAATAACGGATGCCCAGTCAATAACATCATCCCTGATTTCAATGACTTGGTATTTCATAACGATTGGAAGAACGCATTAGATGTTTTGCAATCAACTAATAACTTCCCAGAATTCACGGGCCGCATTTGCCCAGCTCCTTGCGAAGCTGCTTGTACTCTAGGCATCAATAGCACTGCGGTAGGCATCAAATCTATTGAGCACGCCATCATTGATAAAGGATGGGATAGCGGTTGGGTTAAGCCTCAGCCATCCAAGACCAAGACCGGTAAAAAAGTAGCGGTAGTTGGCGGCGGCCCTGCAGGTATGGCAGCTGCACAGCAATTGGCTCGTGTTGGTCACGATGTGACTGTGTTTGAGAAGAATGATCGTGTTGGTGGCTTACTGCGTTATGGCATCCCAGACTTCAAAATGGAGAAGTGGTTGATTGACCGTCGCGTAGAGCAGATGCAAGCTGAAGGCGTGAAGTTTGAAACGGGTGTGTTTGTTGGCAAAGAAGCGATTGGTGCTGAAGTAAAAAATTACTCCACTAAAACCGTATCTCCTGAGCAGTTGATGAAAGATTTTGATGCTGTAGTGATCACTGGTGGCGCAGAGCAGCCACGTGATTTGCCAGTCCCAGGTCGTGAGTTAGCCGGTGTGCACTATGCGTTGGAATTTTTGATTCCACAGAACAAAGAAAATGCAGGTGATTTCAAGAACGAAATTCGTGCAACTGATAAGCATGTTGTGGTTATCGGTGGTGGAGATACGGGCTCTGATTGTGTGGGCACATCAAATCGCCACGGCGCAACCAAGATTACTCAGTTCGAGTTGCTCCCGCAGCCTCCTGAAGAAGAAAACAAGCCTTTAGTATGGCCATATTGGCCAACGAAGTTGCGTACATCTTCGTCTCATGAAGAGGGTTGTGATCGTGACTGGTCAGTGGGAACAAAGCGCTTTGAAGGTAAAGACGGCAAAGTAGAGAAATTGATCGGCGTTCGTTTGGAGTGGAAAGACGGCAAGATGTCAGAAGTGCCAAATTCTGAATTTGAGATCAAAGCAGATCTGGTACTTTTGGCAATGGGCTTTGTATCCCCAGTGCAGCAGGTCCTCAATGCCTTTGGCGTAGAAAAAGATGCGCGCGGCAATGCTAAAGCGACTGTAGATGGTCAAAATGCCTATCAAACGAATGTTCCTAAGGTATTTGCGGCTGGAGATATGCGTCGCGGACAGTCCTTGGTTGTTTGGGCGATCCGTGAAGGCCGTCAATGCGCTCGTTCAGTAGATGAGTATTTAATGGGGTCTTCTGTTTTACCTCGATAA
- a CDS encoding ABC transporter ATP-binding protein, whose protein sequence is MNSGQPNSLDVSKQAAGEVVVSIKDVNFSYAPGERQILSGLNMEFRRGQVVAVMGGSGCGKTTILRLIGGQYTAQSGQVLFEGQDIGKMSGAELMAARRRMGMLFQFGALFTDLSVFENVAFPLREHTDLSEELLHSLVLMKLNAVGLRGARDLMPAQISGGMARRVALARAIALDPPLIMYDEPFAGLDPISLGITARLIRDLNNALGATSLLVTHDVEETFAIADYVYFIANGRIGAEGTPEELSRSTDPFVRQFLDAAPDGPVPFHYPGKTLEEDFGVRSL, encoded by the coding sequence ATGAACAGTGGCCAGCCAAACTCCTTGGATGTAAGCAAGCAAGCTGCAGGCGAAGTTGTCGTCTCTATTAAAGACGTCAACTTTTCTTATGCTCCAGGAGAGCGGCAAATTTTGTCGGGACTCAATATGGAGTTTCGACGCGGCCAAGTAGTGGCAGTAATGGGTGGTTCTGGTTGCGGTAAGACTACTATCCTTCGTTTGATCGGCGGTCAATATACCGCCCAATCAGGCCAAGTGCTGTTTGAAGGACAAGATATTGGCAAGATGAGCGGCGCTGAGTTGATGGCAGCTCGTCGACGAATGGGCATGTTATTTCAGTTTGGCGCTTTGTTCACCGATCTTAGTGTTTTTGAAAACGTTGCCTTTCCTTTGCGTGAACATACTGATTTAAGCGAAGAACTTTTGCACTCATTAGTATTGATGAAACTCAATGCGGTGGGTTTGAGAGGTGCGCGCGATTTAATGCCTGCACAAATTTCTGGCGGCATGGCTAGACGGGTTGCGCTTGCAAGGGCGATTGCTTTAGATCCGCCGCTCATCATGTATGACGAGCCATTTGCTGGTCTTGATCCTATTTCTCTTGGAATTACAGCACGCTTGATTCGTGATCTTAATAATGCCCTGGGAGCCACGAGTTTATTGGTTACTCATGATGTTGAAGAAACCTTTGCCATTGCAGATTATGTTTATTTCATCGCGAATGGCCGCATTGGTGCAGAAGGAACTCCTGAGGAGTTAAGTCGTTCAACGGATCCTTTTGTTAGACAGTTTTTAGATGCAGCTCCAGATGGCCCTGTGCCTTTTCACTATCCAGGAAAAACTTTGGAAGAAGATTTTGGAGTGAGATCTCTGTGA
- the mlaE gene encoding lipid asymmetry maintenance ABC transporter permease subunit MlaE, giving the protein MTTLLNLFGDLGFFVRRNLSSLGLAARMFVAVIMRSGFLLKRPRLVIDQILFVGNHSFVIIAVSGLFVGFVLGLQGYYTLNRYGSEQALGLLVALSLTRELGPVITALLFAGRAGTSLTAEIGLMKAGEQLTAMEMMAVDPLGRVIAPRLWAGIISMPILATIFTAVGVLGGYLVGVPLIGVDSGAFWSQMQGGVDLFSDIGNGLIKSMVFGVAVTFIALYQGYESKPTPEGVSQATTRTVVISSLSVLALDFLLTAMMFSN; this is encoded by the coding sequence GTGACTACACTATTAAATCTCTTTGGCGATCTTGGATTTTTTGTTCGCCGTAATTTAAGCAGTCTTGGATTGGCTGCCCGCATGTTTGTCGCAGTGATCATGCGCTCAGGATTCTTGCTTAAGAGACCACGTTTAGTGATTGATCAAATTTTGTTTGTTGGCAATCATTCTTTTGTCATCATTGCAGTCTCGGGTTTGTTCGTTGGTTTTGTTTTGGGCTTACAGGGCTACTACACCTTAAATCGTTATGGCTCAGAACAAGCACTTGGTTTATTAGTCGCTTTGTCTTTGACTCGTGAGCTGGGCCCAGTCATTACGGCCTTATTGTTTGCCGGTAGAGCCGGAACTTCATTAACGGCTGAGATTGGCCTAATGAAAGCTGGGGAACAATTGACTGCTATGGAGATGATGGCGGTGGACCCCTTGGGGCGTGTGATCGCACCACGACTCTGGGCGGGCATTATTTCTATGCCTATCTTGGCAACGATCTTTACCGCAGTAGGTGTTTTGGGTGGTTATTTGGTTGGCGTTCCACTGATTGGGGTTGATTCGGGTGCTTTTTGGTCTCAGATGCAGGGTGGGGTAGACCTGTTTTCAGATATTGGCAATGGCTTGATTAAAAGCATGGTATTTGGTGTGGCGGTAACTTTTATTGCCCTTTACCAAGGTTATGAATCCAAACCTACGCCGGAAGGCGTTTCGCAAGCGACTACCCGTACGGTAGTGATCTCTTCTTTATCGGTTTTAGCTTTAGATTTCTTGCTAACCGCGATGATGTTCTCAAATTAG
- the mlaD gene encoding outer membrane lipid asymmetry maintenance protein MlaD gives MRKSAIDVWVGIFVAIGLLAALFLALKVGNMNAVSFAPTYKISARFDNIGGLKPRAPVKSAGVVVGRIANITFDDKTYQATVVMTIEDSYKFPKDSSAKILTSGLLGEQYIGLEAGGSDDMLANGEKISQTQSAIVLENLISQFLYNKAADSGQEKGASK, from the coding sequence ATGAGAAAAAGTGCAATTGATGTTTGGGTAGGAATCTTTGTTGCCATTGGTTTGCTGGCGGCGCTATTCCTCGCGCTGAAGGTCGGAAATATGAATGCAGTGTCATTCGCTCCAACATACAAAATTTCTGCACGTTTTGACAACATCGGCGGCCTGAAACCTCGTGCACCTGTTAAAAGTGCTGGTGTAGTCGTTGGCAGAATCGCCAATATTACTTTTGACGATAAGACATATCAAGCAACAGTAGTGATGACGATTGAAGACTCTTACAAGTTTCCAAAGGATTCTTCAGCCAAGATTTTGACATCTGGCTTATTAGGCGAGCAATACATTGGTCTTGAGGCAGGCGGCTCTGATGATATGTTGGCGAATGGCGAGAAGATTTCTCAAACTCAGTCAGCGATTGTTTTGGAAAATCTGATCAGTCAGTTTCTCTATAACAAAGCGGCAGATAGCGGTCAGGAAAAGGGCGCATCAAAATGA
- a CDS encoding VacJ family lipoprotein, with protein MMLSVVRKLKAAILLSLVAAMVGCASIPAGAERSPQDPWEPFNRSVFEFNEGLDAYVLKPVVAGYRFVLPEFVRDGIYNFFSNYSDIYTALYNLLQGKPGYAFSDLMRVMVNTTMGLGGLIDLATPGGLEKHKEDWGQTLGVWGVPSGPYVVLPFFGPSNVRDTFGTVADLESDYLFRLLPNVALRNSLTGLRVVNARNTYYEAGDLLDGAAIDKYSFMRDAYIQRRAYQINEGRDDEEPLMPVYENPYQ; from the coding sequence ATGATGTTGTCTGTTGTGCGTAAGCTCAAGGCAGCCATCTTGCTGAGTTTGGTTGCTGCCATGGTTGGTTGCGCTTCGATTCCTGCTGGTGCAGAGCGCTCCCCCCAAGATCCTTGGGAGCCATTCAATCGCTCCGTATTTGAATTTAATGAAGGCTTGGATGCTTACGTACTCAAGCCAGTGGTTGCTGGGTATCGTTTTGTTTTGCCTGAATTTGTTCGCGATGGCATTTACAACTTCTTTAGTAACTACAGTGATATCTACACTGCGCTGTATAACTTGCTACAAGGTAAGCCTGGTTATGCATTTAGCGATCTGATGCGAGTGATGGTGAATACAACCATGGGCTTGGGTGGTCTGATCGATCTAGCTACACCAGGCGGACTTGAAAAGCACAAAGAAGATTGGGGTCAGACTTTAGGTGTATGGGGTGTTCCTTCTGGCCCTTATGTTGTTTTGCCTTTCTTTGGCCCAAGTAACGTGCGCGATACTTTTGGAACGGTTGCCGATTTAGAGTCCGATTACTTATTTAGACTCTTGCCAAATGTTGCCCTACGCAATAGTTTGACTGGTTTACGCGTCGTCAATGCGCGAAATACGTATTACGAGGCTGGCGATTTATTGGATGGCGCTGCAATTGATAAATATAGCTTCATGCGTGATGCTTATATTCAAAGACGGGCATATCAAATCAATGAGGGTCGCGATGATGAAGAGCCTCTCATGCCGGTTTATGAAAATCCGTATCAATGA
- a CDS encoding ABC transporter substrate-binding protein — MKIFKRIYSLVLVSTLFASAAVFAQTPDPSTPPDALIKMVVTEVMATVKADPDIQKGNIPKIVDLVEKKIVPYTDMRRTTEMAMGPNWKKATPEQQAQLTSEFKNLLIRTYSGALSQLRDQTVQFKALRAAPDDKEVVVKTVVLGRGDPVPLDYRLEKTANGWKVYDMNIMGVWLVEAYRNQFSNQISQNGIEGLVKFLQDRNKQLATAKPSN; from the coding sequence ATGAAAATTTTTAAAAGAATCTACAGCTTAGTTTTGGTGAGCACACTATTCGCATCCGCTGCCGTTTTTGCTCAAACCCCCGATCCATCAACGCCGCCGGATGCTTTAATTAAGATGGTCGTTACAGAAGTAATGGCAACAGTGAAAGCCGACCCTGATATTCAAAAGGGCAATATTCCTAAGATTGTGGATTTAGTTGAAAAGAAAATTGTTCCCTATACCGATATGCGTCGTACGACTGAAATGGCTATGGGGCCTAATTGGAAAAAAGCAACGCCTGAGCAGCAGGCGCAATTAACCTCCGAGTTTAAGAATTTATTGATTCGCACTTACTCTGGCGCTTTGAGCCAGTTGCGCGATCAAACTGTTCAATTTAAGGCGTTGCGCGCAGCACCAGACGACAAAGAAGTGGTTGTGAAGACGGTTGTATTGGGACGTGGCGATCCAGTGCCCTTGGACTATCGCCTAGAGAAAACAGCCAATGGCTGGAAAGTCTATGACATGAACATCATGGGTGTTTGGTTGGTTGAAGCCTACCGCAATCAGTTTTCTAATCAAATCAGCCAAAACGGCATAGAAGGCTTGGTGAAGTTCTTGCAGGATCGTAATAAACAATTAGCTACTGCTAAACCAAGTAATTAA
- a CDS encoding STAS domain-containing protein: MPFLLPKTVTQENALQLQKEGLLNSPSLQSIDCSALKDFDSTVLTVLLAWQKKLMTEGKSISVERAPEKLKVLAGVYGVAALLGL, encoded by the coding sequence ATGCCCTTTCTTTTGCCAAAAACCGTTACACAAGAAAATGCCTTGCAGTTGCAAAAAGAAGGTTTGCTGAATAGCCCTAGCTTGCAATCGATTGATTGTTCGGCGCTAAAAGATTTTGACTCGACTGTATTGACTGTATTATTGGCATGGCAGAAAAAGCTTATGACTGAAGGAAAGTCTATTTCAGTGGAGCGCGCACCAGAGAAGTTGAAGGTCTTGGCTGGTGTTTATGGTGTTGCAGCATTGCTAGGTTTATAA
- a CDS encoding ABC transporter ATP-binding protein, whose product MHPAISIQNISKQYGALQALDDVSLTIEPGEFFGLLGPNGAGKTTLISILAGLVRPSYGHAAIMGADVQKGFRDARRMLGVVPQELVFDPFFTVRETLRFQSGYFGIRNNDAWIDEIMANLDLTSKADSNMRSLSGGMKRRVLVAQALVHRPPVIILDEPTAGVDVELRQSLWQFISRLNQDGHTIVLTTHYLEEAEALCQRIAMLKQGKIVALDTTANLLSRYGSVKKDGEGKTDLEEVFVNIMSGGAL is encoded by the coding sequence ATGCACCCTGCAATATCTATTCAAAATATATCTAAGCAATACGGAGCACTCCAAGCATTAGATGATGTTTCTCTAACGATTGAGCCTGGTGAGTTTTTTGGTTTATTGGGCCCCAATGGTGCTGGCAAAACTACTCTCATTTCTATTTTGGCTGGCTTAGTTAGACCTAGCTATGGTCATGCAGCCATTATGGGCGCCGATGTTCAAAAAGGTTTTCGTGACGCGCGCCGTATGTTGGGCGTTGTTCCTCAAGAGTTGGTCTTTGATCCTTTCTTTACTGTGCGTGAGACTTTACGGTTTCAGTCCGGATACTTCGGGATACGCAATAACGATGCATGGATTGACGAGATCATGGCAAATCTTGATCTCACCTCCAAGGCGGATAGCAATATGCGCTCTTTGTCTGGCGGTATGAAGCGTAGAGTACTTGTTGCACAAGCATTGGTGCATAGACCGCCAGTCATTATTTTGGACGAGCCTACCGCTGGTGTTGATGTGGAGTTGCGTCAATCGCTCTGGCAATTTATTAGTAGACTCAATCAGGATGGCCATACGATTGTTTTGACAACGCATTATTTGGAAGAAGCTGAAGCTCTATGTCAGCGCATAGCCATGCTGAAGCAGGGCAAGATAGTGGCTTTAGATACCACTGCTAATTTATTAAGTCGCTATGGATCTGTCAAAAAAGACGGGGAAGGTAAAACCGATTTAGAAGAGGTCTTTGTCAATATTATGTCCGGAGGTGCTTTATGA
- a CDS encoding ABC transporter permease yields MKHGLNRPALQYGSGFPTLLFKEVKRFYKVAFQTIAAPVLTAVLYLMIFGHVLEGKEIYGRLSYTAFLIPGLVMMSVLQNAFANTSSSLIQSKVTGNLVFVLLAPLSHFEFYAAYILAAVFRGIVVGLGVLLITSWFAFPALEYPLWILVFAFLGAAILGSLGLIAGIWADKYDQLAAFQNFIIMPATMLSGVFYSIHSLPPAWQVVSHFNPFFYMIDGFRYGFFGVSDNSPWSSLAIVFCFFVVVSIIALRLLQKGYKLRY; encoded by the coding sequence ATGAAGCATGGACTAAATAGACCTGCATTGCAATATGGCAGCGGTTTTCCAACTCTTCTCTTTAAAGAAGTAAAACGTTTCTATAAGGTTGCATTCCAGACAATTGCAGCACCGGTTCTAACCGCTGTGTTGTATCTGATGATCTTTGGCCATGTACTTGAAGGTAAAGAGATTTATGGCCGTCTCAGTTATACGGCTTTCTTGATTCCTGGCTTAGTCATGATGAGTGTTTTGCAAAATGCGTTTGCAAATACTTCTTCTTCTTTGATTCAATCCAAGGTAACAGGTAACTTAGTATTTGTTTTATTAGCCCCCTTGAGTCATTTTGAGTTTTATGCTGCCTATATTCTGGCTGCTGTATTCAGGGGTATTGTGGTTGGTCTGGGTGTGCTCCTGATTACTTCTTGGTTTGCATTCCCCGCGCTCGAATATCCATTATGGATTTTGGTGTTCGCATTCTTGGGCGCGGCAATATTGGGAAGCTTGGGATTGATAGCTGGCATCTGGGCGGATAAGTACGACCAGTTGGCTGCTTTTCAGAACTTCATCATCATGCCTGCCACCATGTTATCTGGCGTTTTCTACTCTATTCATTCGTTACCGCCAGCATGGCAAGTGGTATCCCACTTCAATCCTTTCTTTTATATGATTGATGGGTTCCGCTACGGTTTTTTTGGGGTCTCTGATAACTCCCCTTGGAGTAGTTTGGCGATTGTGTTTTGCTTCTTTGTAGTGGTCTCAATCATTGCATTGCGCTTGCTACAAAAGGGCTATAAGCTCCGTTACTAA
- a CDS encoding BolA family protein, with protein MLPTPEQIEGYIKQGIQCTHIQVEGDGQHFFATIVSPEFEGKRLVQRHQLVYGAMGDRMKAEVHALSIKAFTPEEFAQNSAA; from the coding sequence ATGTTACCTACCCCTGAACAAATTGAAGGCTATATCAAGCAAGGTATTCAGTGCACTCATATTCAAGTGGAAGGCGATGGCCAGCATTTTTTTGCAACTATTGTTAGCCCCGAGTTTGAAGGTAAGCGTTTAGTGCAGCGTCATCAATTGGTTTATGGTGCTATGGGTGATCGCATGAAGGCAGAAGTACATGCTTTATCCATTAAGGCATTCACACCAGAAGAATTTGCTCAGAATTCAGCAGCATAA